Proteins found in one Taeniopygia guttata chromosome 27, bTaeGut7.mat, whole genome shotgun sequence genomic segment:
- the MAPT gene encoding microtubule-associated protein tau isoform X2 → MMEDHAPGQEKHFSPGYPLQIPVDDGSDEPVSETSDAKSTPTTEDATAPLVEEGDHEDQGGAEQHGEIPEGTTAEEAGVGATPNLEDHAAGDATQGEPSSPKLQPGPRERVGEAVKGASQPPEQGLGLQQPPLSRETKAPAAAPTRIEVTIPIPLDMYQGSEGSGELWDQGGTEGLARAGGTGGHKDGPSPLCARATIKEDSGGRERDEDRDIDETSGQGLPSLVDQCVSLAPEKGSCPAAAQEAREEYDGENKSKGVLRDTPGEALLVEAESHKAGEDQEEKRELLEGEGGPDSALSEPSGSVSQKEAEPREGEDSGPVPETAKLPAEGEDGVKKVDEDAPMGEAVPDAGGRRTPRRKPGGLAADKASRVPLLKGRVDKEGTEADEKKPKGPEARGGSKTGTARAGQAQRNSTNATRIPAKTPTAPKTPPSSGEQPKSGDRSGYSSPGSPGTPGSRSRTPSLPTPPAREPKKVAVVRTPPKSPASAKTRVQPSAAPMPDLKNVKSKIGSTDNLKHQPGGGKVQIINKKLDFSSVQSKCGSKDNIKHIPGGGSVQIINKKLDFSSVQSRCGSKDNIKHIPGGGSVQIVYKPVDLSHVTSKCGSLGNIHHKPGGGQVEVKSEKLDFKDKVQSKIGSLDNISHVPGGGNKKIETHKLTFRENAKAKTDHGAEIVYKSPTISGDASPRRLSNVSSSGSINLVDSPQLATLADEVSASLAKQGL, encoded by the exons GCTATCCCCTTCAGATACCAGTCGATGATGGATCGGATGAGCCTGTTTCTGAAACCTCTGACGCTAAGAGCACCCCAACTACGGAAG ATGCCACAGCACCTTTAGTGGAGGAAGGAGACCACGAGGATCAGGGTGGTGCGGAACAGCACGGGGAGATCCCAGAAGGAACCACAG CTGAAGAGGCGGGCGTAGGAGCCACTCCCAACCTGGAGGACCACGCTGCAGGAGATGCCACTCAAG GCGAGCCGAGCTCTCCaaagctccagcctggccctcGGGAGCGTGTGGGAGAGGCAGTAAAAGGTGCCAGCCAGCCcccagagcaggggctggggctgcagcagccacctcTGTCCCGTGAAACCAAGGCTCCGGCAGCAGCCCCCACCCGAATCGAGGTCACCATCCCAATACCCCTGGACATGTACCAAGGCTCCGAAGGCAGCGGGGAGCTGTGGGACCAGGGAGGCACAGAAGGCCTGGCCCgagcaggtggcacaggtggccACAAAGATGGACCATCTCCTCTGTGTGCCAGAGCCACGATAAAAGAAGATTCCGGCGGACGGGAGAGGGATGAGGACCGGGATATTGATGAAACTTCTGGGCAGGGTTTGCCTTCCCTCGTGGATCAGTGTGTTTCTCTGGCACCTGAAAAGGGCTCgtgcccagcagctgcccaggagGCTCGTGAAGAATATGATGGAGAAAACAAGTCCAAAGGTGTCCTCAGAGACACCCCAGGAGAGGCACTTCTAGTTGAAGCTGAGTCACATAAAGCAGGAGAGGACCAAGAGGAGAAGcgagagctgctggagggagaaGGAGGTCCAGACAGCGCCCTGTCAGAGCCTTCTGGAAGTGTCTCCCAAAAAGAGGCTGAGCCCAGGGAGGGAGAAGATTCTGGGCCCGTGCCAGAAACAGCCAAACTCCCTGCTGAGGGAGAGGATGGTGTGAAGAAGGTGGATGAAGATGCTCCCATGGGAGAGGCTGTGCCGGACGCAGGGGGCCGGCGGACGCCCCGGAGGAAGCCGGGTGGGCTGGCTGCAGACAAGGCCAGTCGTGTGCCTCTGCTCAAAG GTCGTGTTGACAAGGAAGGGACTGAAGCTGATGAAAAGAAACCCAAG ggcccgGAGGCGAGGGGTGGCTCCAAGACGGGCACGGCGCGCGCGGGGCAGGCGCAGAGGAACTCCACCAACGCCACCCGCATCCCGGCCAAGACCCCCACGGCCCCCAAGACCCCTCCCAGCTCCG GTGAGCAGCCCAAGTCTGGAGACAGAAGCGGCTACAGCAGTCCCGGCTCCCCCGGGACCCCGGGCAGCCGTTCCCGCACCCCCTCTCTGCCCACCCCACCAGCCAGGGAGCCCAAGAAGGTGGCAGTGGTTCGCACCCCCCCGAAATCGCCCGCCTCGGCCAAGACCCGCGTCCAGCCCTCGGCCGCGCCCATGCCCGACCTGAAGAACGTCAAGTCCAAAATCGGCTCCACCGACAACCTGAAGCACCAGCCCGGAGGTGGCAAG GTGCAGATAATTAATAAGAAGCTGGACTTTAGCAGCGTTCAATCCAAGTGTGGCTCAAAGGATAATATCAAACACATCCCGGGCGGAGGCAGT GTGCAGATAATTAATAAGAAGCTGGACTTTAGCAGCGTTCAATCCAGGTGTGGCTCAAAGGATAATATCAAACACATCCCGGGCGGAGGCAGT GTGCAAATCGTTTACAAGCCAGTGGACCTGAGCCATGTGACATCCAAATGTGGTTCCCTGGGCAACATCCACCACAAGCCAG GTGGTGGCCAGGTGGAGGTGAAATCTGAGAAACTGGACTTCAAAGATAAGGTGCAGTCGAAAATCGGGTCCCTAGATAACATCAGCCACGTCCCTGGAGGAGGCAATAAAAAG ATTGAGACTCACAAGCTGACCTTCCGCGAGAACGCCAAAGCCAAGACCGACCACGGCGCCGAAATCGTCTACAAGTCCCCCACCATCTCCGGAGATGCCTCCCCGCGCCGCCTTAGCAACGTCTCCTCCAGCGGCAGCATCAACCTGGTGGACTCCCCCCAGCTGGCCACGCTAGCCGACGAGGTGTCTGCCTCGCTGGCCAAGCAGGGCTTGTGA
- the MAPT gene encoding microtubule-associated protein tau isoform X13, with translation MMEDHAPGQEKHFSPGYPLQIPVDDGSDEPVSETSDAKSTPTTEDATAPLVEEGDHEDQGGAEQHGEIPEGTTAEEAGVGATPNLEDHAAGDATQGRVDKEGTEADEKKPKGPEARGGSKTGTARAGQAQRNSTNATRIPAKTPTAPKTPPSSGRKEQKKPPPAAAKTEKGEQPKSGDRSGYSSPGSPGTPGSRSRTPSLPTPPAREPKKVAVVRTPPKSPASAKTRVQPSAAPMPDLKNVKSKIGSTDNLKHQPGGGKVQIINKKLDFSSVQSKCGSKDNIKHIPGGGSVQIVYKPVDLSHVTSKCGSLGNIHHKPGGGQVEVKSEKLDFKDKVQSKIGSLDNISHVPGGGNKKIETHKLTFRENAKAKTDHGAEIVYKSPTISGDASPRRLSNVSSSGSINLVDSPQLATLADEVSASLAKQGL, from the exons GCTATCCCCTTCAGATACCAGTCGATGATGGATCGGATGAGCCTGTTTCTGAAACCTCTGACGCTAAGAGCACCCCAACTACGGAAG ATGCCACAGCACCTTTAGTGGAGGAAGGAGACCACGAGGATCAGGGTGGTGCGGAACAGCACGGGGAGATCCCAGAAGGAACCACAG CTGAAGAGGCGGGCGTAGGAGCCACTCCCAACCTGGAGGACCACGCTGCAGGAGATGCCACTCAAG GTCGTGTTGACAAGGAAGGGACTGAAGCTGATGAAAAGAAACCCAAG ggcccgGAGGCGAGGGGTGGCTCCAAGACGGGCACGGCGCGCGCGGGGCAGGCGCAGAGGAACTCCACCAACGCCACCCGCATCCCGGCCAAGACCCCCACGGCCCCCAAGACCCCTCCCAGCTCCG gcagaaaggagcagaaaaagccacctcctgcagcagcaaagaCTGAGAAAG GTGAGCAGCCCAAGTCTGGAGACAGAAGCGGCTACAGCAGTCCCGGCTCCCCCGGGACCCCGGGCAGCCGTTCCCGCACCCCCTCTCTGCCCACCCCACCAGCCAGGGAGCCCAAGAAGGTGGCAGTGGTTCGCACCCCCCCGAAATCGCCCGCCTCGGCCAAGACCCGCGTCCAGCCCTCGGCCGCGCCCATGCCCGACCTGAAGAACGTCAAGTCCAAAATCGGCTCCACCGACAACCTGAAGCACCAGCCCGGAGGTGGCAAG GTGCAGATAATTAATAAGAAGCTGGACTTTAGCAGCGTTCAATCCAAGTGTGGCTCAAAGGATAATATCAAACACATCCCGGGCGGAGGCAGT GTGCAAATCGTTTACAAGCCAGTGGACCTGAGCCATGTGACATCCAAATGTGGTTCCCTGGGCAACATCCACCACAAGCCAG GTGGTGGCCAGGTGGAGGTGAAATCTGAGAAACTGGACTTCAAAGATAAGGTGCAGTCGAAAATCGGGTCCCTAGATAACATCAGCCACGTCCCTGGAGGAGGCAATAAAAAG ATTGAGACTCACAAGCTGACCTTCCGCGAGAACGCCAAAGCCAAGACCGACCACGGCGCCGAAATCGTCTACAAGTCCCCCACCATCTCCGGAGATGCCTCCCCGCGCCGCCTTAGCAACGTCTCCTCCAGCGGCAGCATCAACCTGGTGGACTCCCCCCAGCTGGCCACGCTAGCCGACGAGGTGTCTGCCTCGCTGGCCAAGCAGGGCTTGTGA
- the MAPT gene encoding microtubule-associated protein tau isoform X12, protein MMEDHAPGQEKHFSPGYPLQIPVDDGSDEPVSETSDAKSTPTTEDATAPLVEEGDHEDQGGAEQHGEIPEGTTAEEAGVGATPNLEDHAAGDATQGRVDKEGTEADEKKPKGPEARGGSKTGTARAGQAQRNSTNATRIPAKTPTAPKTPPSSGRKEQKKPPPAAAKTEKGEQPKSGDRSGYSSPGSPGTPGSRSRTPSLPTPPAREPKKVAVVRTPPKSPASAKTRVQPSAAPMPDLKNVKSKIGSTDNLKHQPGGGKVQIINKKLDFSSVQSKCGSKDNIKHIPGGGSVQIINKKLDFSSVQSRCGSKDNIKHIPGGGSVQIVYKPVDLSHVTSKCGSLGNIHHKPGGGQVEVKSEKLDFKDKVQSKIGSLDNISHVPGGGNKKIETHKLTFRENAKAKTDHGAEIVYKSPTISGDASPRRLSNVSSSGSINLVDSPQLATLADEVSASLAKQGL, encoded by the exons GCTATCCCCTTCAGATACCAGTCGATGATGGATCGGATGAGCCTGTTTCTGAAACCTCTGACGCTAAGAGCACCCCAACTACGGAAG ATGCCACAGCACCTTTAGTGGAGGAAGGAGACCACGAGGATCAGGGTGGTGCGGAACAGCACGGGGAGATCCCAGAAGGAACCACAG CTGAAGAGGCGGGCGTAGGAGCCACTCCCAACCTGGAGGACCACGCTGCAGGAGATGCCACTCAAG GTCGTGTTGACAAGGAAGGGACTGAAGCTGATGAAAAGAAACCCAAG ggcccgGAGGCGAGGGGTGGCTCCAAGACGGGCACGGCGCGCGCGGGGCAGGCGCAGAGGAACTCCACCAACGCCACCCGCATCCCGGCCAAGACCCCCACGGCCCCCAAGACCCCTCCCAGCTCCG gcagaaaggagcagaaaaagccacctcctgcagcagcaaagaCTGAGAAAG GTGAGCAGCCCAAGTCTGGAGACAGAAGCGGCTACAGCAGTCCCGGCTCCCCCGGGACCCCGGGCAGCCGTTCCCGCACCCCCTCTCTGCCCACCCCACCAGCCAGGGAGCCCAAGAAGGTGGCAGTGGTTCGCACCCCCCCGAAATCGCCCGCCTCGGCCAAGACCCGCGTCCAGCCCTCGGCCGCGCCCATGCCCGACCTGAAGAACGTCAAGTCCAAAATCGGCTCCACCGACAACCTGAAGCACCAGCCCGGAGGTGGCAAG GTGCAGATAATTAATAAGAAGCTGGACTTTAGCAGCGTTCAATCCAAGTGTGGCTCAAAGGATAATATCAAACACATCCCGGGCGGAGGCAGT GTGCAGATAATTAATAAGAAGCTGGACTTTAGCAGCGTTCAATCCAGGTGTGGCTCAAAGGATAATATCAAACACATCCCGGGCGGAGGCAGT GTGCAAATCGTTTACAAGCCAGTGGACCTGAGCCATGTGACATCCAAATGTGGTTCCCTGGGCAACATCCACCACAAGCCAG GTGGTGGCCAGGTGGAGGTGAAATCTGAGAAACTGGACTTCAAAGATAAGGTGCAGTCGAAAATCGGGTCCCTAGATAACATCAGCCACGTCCCTGGAGGAGGCAATAAAAAG ATTGAGACTCACAAGCTGACCTTCCGCGAGAACGCCAAAGCCAAGACCGACCACGGCGCCGAAATCGTCTACAAGTCCCCCACCATCTCCGGAGATGCCTCCCCGCGCCGCCTTAGCAACGTCTCCTCCAGCGGCAGCATCAACCTGGTGGACTCCCCCCAGCTGGCCACGCTAGCCGACGAGGTGTCTGCCTCGCTGGCCAAGCAGGGCTTGTGA
- the MAPT gene encoding microtubule-associated protein tau isoform X9: protein MMEDHAPGQEKHFSPGYPLQIPVDDGSDEPVSETSDAKSTPTTEDATAPLVEEGDHEDQGGAEQHGEIPEGTTAEEAGVGATPNLEDHAAGDATQGEPSSPKLQPGPRERVGEAVKGASQPPEQGLGLQQPPLSRETKAPAAAPTRIEVTIPIPLDMYQGSEGSGELWDQGGTEGLARAGGTGGHKDGPSPLCARATIKEDSGGRERDEDRDIDETSGQGLPSLVDQCVSLAPEKGSCPAAAQEAREEYDGENKSKGVLRDTPGEALLVEAESHKAGEDQEEKRELLEGEGGPDSALSEPSGSVSQKEAEPREGEDSGPVPETAKLPAEGEDGVKKVDEDAPMGEAVPDAGGRRTPRRKPGGLAADKASRVPLLKGRVDKEGTEADEKKPKGPEARGGSKTGTARAGQAQRNSTNATRIPAKTPTAPKTPPSSGRKEQKKPPPAAAKTEKGEQPKSGDRSGYSSPGSPGTPGSRSRTPSLPTPPAREPKKVAVVRTPPKSPASAKTRVQPSAAPMPDLKNVKSKIGSTDNLKHQPGGGKVQIVYKPVDLSHVTSKCGSLGNIHHKPGGGQVEVKSEKLDFKDKVQSKIGSLDNISHVPGGGNKKIETHKLTFRENAKAKTDHGAEIVYKSPTISGDASPRRLSNVSSSGSINLVDSPQLATLADEVSASLAKQGL, encoded by the exons GCTATCCCCTTCAGATACCAGTCGATGATGGATCGGATGAGCCTGTTTCTGAAACCTCTGACGCTAAGAGCACCCCAACTACGGAAG ATGCCACAGCACCTTTAGTGGAGGAAGGAGACCACGAGGATCAGGGTGGTGCGGAACAGCACGGGGAGATCCCAGAAGGAACCACAG CTGAAGAGGCGGGCGTAGGAGCCACTCCCAACCTGGAGGACCACGCTGCAGGAGATGCCACTCAAG GCGAGCCGAGCTCTCCaaagctccagcctggccctcGGGAGCGTGTGGGAGAGGCAGTAAAAGGTGCCAGCCAGCCcccagagcaggggctggggctgcagcagccacctcTGTCCCGTGAAACCAAGGCTCCGGCAGCAGCCCCCACCCGAATCGAGGTCACCATCCCAATACCCCTGGACATGTACCAAGGCTCCGAAGGCAGCGGGGAGCTGTGGGACCAGGGAGGCACAGAAGGCCTGGCCCgagcaggtggcacaggtggccACAAAGATGGACCATCTCCTCTGTGTGCCAGAGCCACGATAAAAGAAGATTCCGGCGGACGGGAGAGGGATGAGGACCGGGATATTGATGAAACTTCTGGGCAGGGTTTGCCTTCCCTCGTGGATCAGTGTGTTTCTCTGGCACCTGAAAAGGGCTCgtgcccagcagctgcccaggagGCTCGTGAAGAATATGATGGAGAAAACAAGTCCAAAGGTGTCCTCAGAGACACCCCAGGAGAGGCACTTCTAGTTGAAGCTGAGTCACATAAAGCAGGAGAGGACCAAGAGGAGAAGcgagagctgctggagggagaaGGAGGTCCAGACAGCGCCCTGTCAGAGCCTTCTGGAAGTGTCTCCCAAAAAGAGGCTGAGCCCAGGGAGGGAGAAGATTCTGGGCCCGTGCCAGAAACAGCCAAACTCCCTGCTGAGGGAGAGGATGGTGTGAAGAAGGTGGATGAAGATGCTCCCATGGGAGAGGCTGTGCCGGACGCAGGGGGCCGGCGGACGCCCCGGAGGAAGCCGGGTGGGCTGGCTGCAGACAAGGCCAGTCGTGTGCCTCTGCTCAAAG GTCGTGTTGACAAGGAAGGGACTGAAGCTGATGAAAAGAAACCCAAG ggcccgGAGGCGAGGGGTGGCTCCAAGACGGGCACGGCGCGCGCGGGGCAGGCGCAGAGGAACTCCACCAACGCCACCCGCATCCCGGCCAAGACCCCCACGGCCCCCAAGACCCCTCCCAGCTCCG gcagaaaggagcagaaaaagccacctcctgcagcagcaaagaCTGAGAAAG GTGAGCAGCCCAAGTCTGGAGACAGAAGCGGCTACAGCAGTCCCGGCTCCCCCGGGACCCCGGGCAGCCGTTCCCGCACCCCCTCTCTGCCCACCCCACCAGCCAGGGAGCCCAAGAAGGTGGCAGTGGTTCGCACCCCCCCGAAATCGCCCGCCTCGGCCAAGACCCGCGTCCAGCCCTCGGCCGCGCCCATGCCCGACCTGAAGAACGTCAAGTCCAAAATCGGCTCCACCGACAACCTGAAGCACCAGCCCGGAGGTGGCAAG GTGCAAATCGTTTACAAGCCAGTGGACCTGAGCCATGTGACATCCAAATGTGGTTCCCTGGGCAACATCCACCACAAGCCAG GTGGTGGCCAGGTGGAGGTGAAATCTGAGAAACTGGACTTCAAAGATAAGGTGCAGTCGAAAATCGGGTCCCTAGATAACATCAGCCACGTCCCTGGAGGAGGCAATAAAAAG ATTGAGACTCACAAGCTGACCTTCCGCGAGAACGCCAAAGCCAAGACCGACCACGGCGCCGAAATCGTCTACAAGTCCCCCACCATCTCCGGAGATGCCTCCCCGCGCCGCCTTAGCAACGTCTCCTCCAGCGGCAGCATCAACCTGGTGGACTCCCCCCAGCTGGCCACGCTAGCCGACGAGGTGTCTGCCTCGCTGGCCAAGCAGGGCTTGTGA
- the MAPT gene encoding microtubule-associated protein tau isoform X14, with protein sequence MMEDHAPGQEKHFSPGYPLQIPVDDGSDEPVSETSDAKSTPTTEDATAPLVEEGDHEDQGGAEQHGEIPEGTTAEEAGVGATPNLEDHAAGDATQGRVDKEGTEADEKKPKGPEARGGSKTGTARAGQAQRNSTNATRIPAKTPTAPKTPPSSGRKEQKKPPPAAAKTEKAREPKKVAVVRTPPKSPASAKTRVQPSAAPMPDLKNVKSKIGSTDNLKHQPGGGKVQIINKKLDFSSVQSKCGSKDNIKHIPGGGSVQIVYKPVDLSHVTSKCGSLGNIHHKPGGGQVEVKSEKLDFKDKVQSKIGSLDNISHVPGGGNKKIETHKLTFRENAKAKTDHGAEIVYKSPTISGDASPRRLSNVSSSGSINLVDSPQLATLADEVSASLAKQGL encoded by the exons GCTATCCCCTTCAGATACCAGTCGATGATGGATCGGATGAGCCTGTTTCTGAAACCTCTGACGCTAAGAGCACCCCAACTACGGAAG ATGCCACAGCACCTTTAGTGGAGGAAGGAGACCACGAGGATCAGGGTGGTGCGGAACAGCACGGGGAGATCCCAGAAGGAACCACAG CTGAAGAGGCGGGCGTAGGAGCCACTCCCAACCTGGAGGACCACGCTGCAGGAGATGCCACTCAAG GTCGTGTTGACAAGGAAGGGACTGAAGCTGATGAAAAGAAACCCAAG ggcccgGAGGCGAGGGGTGGCTCCAAGACGGGCACGGCGCGCGCGGGGCAGGCGCAGAGGAACTCCACCAACGCCACCCGCATCCCGGCCAAGACCCCCACGGCCCCCAAGACCCCTCCCAGCTCCG gcagaaaggagcagaaaaagccacctcctgcagcagcaaagaCTGAGAAAG CCAGGGAGCCCAAGAAGGTGGCAGTGGTTCGCACCCCCCCGAAATCGCCCGCCTCGGCCAAGACCCGCGTCCAGCCCTCGGCCGCGCCCATGCCCGACCTGAAGAACGTCAAGTCCAAAATCGGCTCCACCGACAACCTGAAGCACCAGCCCGGAGGTGGCAAG GTGCAGATAATTAATAAGAAGCTGGACTTTAGCAGCGTTCAATCCAAGTGTGGCTCAAAGGATAATATCAAACACATCCCGGGCGGAGGCAGT GTGCAAATCGTTTACAAGCCAGTGGACCTGAGCCATGTGACATCCAAATGTGGTTCCCTGGGCAACATCCACCACAAGCCAG GTGGTGGCCAGGTGGAGGTGAAATCTGAGAAACTGGACTTCAAAGATAAGGTGCAGTCGAAAATCGGGTCCCTAGATAACATCAGCCACGTCCCTGGAGGAGGCAATAAAAAG ATTGAGACTCACAAGCTGACCTTCCGCGAGAACGCCAAAGCCAAGACCGACCACGGCGCCGAAATCGTCTACAAGTCCCCCACCATCTCCGGAGATGCCTCCCCGCGCCGCCTTAGCAACGTCTCCTCCAGCGGCAGCATCAACCTGGTGGACTCCCCCCAGCTGGCCACGCTAGCCGACGAGGTGTCTGCCTCGCTGGCCAAGCAGGGCTTGTGA
- the MAPT gene encoding microtubule-associated protein tau isoform X8 yields the protein MMEDHAPGQEKHFSPAEEAGVGATPNLEDHAAGDATQGEPSSPKLQPGPRERVGEAVKGASQPPEQGLGLQQPPLSRETKAPAAAPTRIEVTIPIPLDMYQGSEGSGELWDQGGTEGLARAGGTGGHKDGPSPLCARATIKEDSGGRERDEDRDIDETSGQGLPSLVDQCVSLAPEKGSCPAAAQEAREEYDGENKSKGVLRDTPGEALLVEAESHKAGEDQEEKRELLEGEGGPDSALSEPSGSVSQKEAEPREGEDSGPVPETAKLPAEGEDGVKKVDEDAPMGEAVPDAGGRRTPRRKPGGLAADKASRVPLLKGRVDKEGTEADEKKPKGPEARGGSKTGTARAGQAQRNSTNATRIPAKTPTAPKTPPSSGRKEQKKPPPAAAKTEKGEQPKSGDRSGYSSPGSPGTPGSRSRTPSLPTPPAREPKKVAVVRTPPKSPASAKTRVQPSAAPMPDLKNVKSKIGSTDNLKHQPGGGKVQIINKKLDFSSVQSKCGSKDNIKHIPGGGSVQIINKKLDFSSVQSRCGSKDNIKHIPGGGSVQIVYKPVDLSHVTSKCGSLGNIHHKPGGGQVEVKSEKLDFKDKVQSKIGSLDNISHVPGGGNKKIETHKLTFRENAKAKTDHGAEIVYKSPTISGDASPRRLSNVSSSGSINLVDSPQLATLADEVSASLAKQGL from the exons CTGAAGAGGCGGGCGTAGGAGCCACTCCCAACCTGGAGGACCACGCTGCAGGAGATGCCACTCAAG GCGAGCCGAGCTCTCCaaagctccagcctggccctcGGGAGCGTGTGGGAGAGGCAGTAAAAGGTGCCAGCCAGCCcccagagcaggggctggggctgcagcagccacctcTGTCCCGTGAAACCAAGGCTCCGGCAGCAGCCCCCACCCGAATCGAGGTCACCATCCCAATACCCCTGGACATGTACCAAGGCTCCGAAGGCAGCGGGGAGCTGTGGGACCAGGGAGGCACAGAAGGCCTGGCCCgagcaggtggcacaggtggccACAAAGATGGACCATCTCCTCTGTGTGCCAGAGCCACGATAAAAGAAGATTCCGGCGGACGGGAGAGGGATGAGGACCGGGATATTGATGAAACTTCTGGGCAGGGTTTGCCTTCCCTCGTGGATCAGTGTGTTTCTCTGGCACCTGAAAAGGGCTCgtgcccagcagctgcccaggagGCTCGTGAAGAATATGATGGAGAAAACAAGTCCAAAGGTGTCCTCAGAGACACCCCAGGAGAGGCACTTCTAGTTGAAGCTGAGTCACATAAAGCAGGAGAGGACCAAGAGGAGAAGcgagagctgctggagggagaaGGAGGTCCAGACAGCGCCCTGTCAGAGCCTTCTGGAAGTGTCTCCCAAAAAGAGGCTGAGCCCAGGGAGGGAGAAGATTCTGGGCCCGTGCCAGAAACAGCCAAACTCCCTGCTGAGGGAGAGGATGGTGTGAAGAAGGTGGATGAAGATGCTCCCATGGGAGAGGCTGTGCCGGACGCAGGGGGCCGGCGGACGCCCCGGAGGAAGCCGGGTGGGCTGGCTGCAGACAAGGCCAGTCGTGTGCCTCTGCTCAAAG GTCGTGTTGACAAGGAAGGGACTGAAGCTGATGAAAAGAAACCCAAG ggcccgGAGGCGAGGGGTGGCTCCAAGACGGGCACGGCGCGCGCGGGGCAGGCGCAGAGGAACTCCACCAACGCCACCCGCATCCCGGCCAAGACCCCCACGGCCCCCAAGACCCCTCCCAGCTCCG gcagaaaggagcagaaaaagccacctcctgcagcagcaaagaCTGAGAAAG GTGAGCAGCCCAAGTCTGGAGACAGAAGCGGCTACAGCAGTCCCGGCTCCCCCGGGACCCCGGGCAGCCGTTCCCGCACCCCCTCTCTGCCCACCCCACCAGCCAGGGAGCCCAAGAAGGTGGCAGTGGTTCGCACCCCCCCGAAATCGCCCGCCTCGGCCAAGACCCGCGTCCAGCCCTCGGCCGCGCCCATGCCCGACCTGAAGAACGTCAAGTCCAAAATCGGCTCCACCGACAACCTGAAGCACCAGCCCGGAGGTGGCAAG GTGCAGATAATTAATAAGAAGCTGGACTTTAGCAGCGTTCAATCCAAGTGTGGCTCAAAGGATAATATCAAACACATCCCGGGCGGAGGCAGT GTGCAGATAATTAATAAGAAGCTGGACTTTAGCAGCGTTCAATCCAGGTGTGGCTCAAAGGATAATATCAAACACATCCCGGGCGGAGGCAGT GTGCAAATCGTTTACAAGCCAGTGGACCTGAGCCATGTGACATCCAAATGTGGTTCCCTGGGCAACATCCACCACAAGCCAG GTGGTGGCCAGGTGGAGGTGAAATCTGAGAAACTGGACTTCAAAGATAAGGTGCAGTCGAAAATCGGGTCCCTAGATAACATCAGCCACGTCCCTGGAGGAGGCAATAAAAAG ATTGAGACTCACAAGCTGACCTTCCGCGAGAACGCCAAAGCCAAGACCGACCACGGCGCCGAAATCGTCTACAAGTCCCCCACCATCTCCGGAGATGCCTCCCCGCGCCGCCTTAGCAACGTCTCCTCCAGCGGCAGCATCAACCTGGTGGACTCCCCCCAGCTGGCCACGCTAGCCGACGAGGTGTCTGCCTCGCTGGCCAAGCAGGGCTTGTGA